The Anas platyrhynchos isolate ZD024472 breed Pekin duck chromosome Z, IASCAAS_PekinDuck_T2T, whole genome shotgun sequence genome includes a window with the following:
- the PTAR1 gene encoding protein prenyltransferase alpha subunit repeat-containing protein 1 isoform X1 codes for MAESPEEVAVLVQRVVKDIRNAFARNPHIDEIGLIPCPEARYNRSPIVLVENKLGVESWCVKFLLPYVHNKLLLYRQRKQWLNKDELVDITCTLLLLNPDFTTAWNVRKELILSGTLNPLKDLHLGKLALTKFPKSPETWIHRRWVLQHLIQENSLPTLVNKGNLGAAPVERIHRLVQEEMDVCSEAAGRYPSNYNAWSHRIWVLQHVGKLTVKILLDELASTKYWVSMHVSDHSGFHYRQFLLKSLISRTVNDDNTLVRNQMVNEQNPSLQKEEEGEGAEAACAEEQSVDVPHYLEEELDLCTDLIDAYPGHETLWCHRRRVFYLQHHLGNRLPLLSAVVSSVDSSDEAFRNSHPCPATRHTAQAMDVDGLSESICKQGYTQEKKRLKRAPLQDSFGPETEYRFIDKVLSTCRDADQARFATAYRKWLVTFLGQ; via the exons ATGGCCGAGTCCCcggaggaggtggcggtgcTGGTGCAGCGGGTGGTGAAGGACATCCGCAACGCCTTCGCGCGGAACCCGCACAT agatgaaATAGGATTAATACCCTGTCCTGAAGCCAGATATAACCGGAGCCCTATAGTCCTGGTAGAAAACAAGCTTGGTGTGGAGAGCTGGTGCGTCAAGTTTCTTTTGCCATATGTCCACAATAAACTTCTACTctacagacaaagaaaacaatggCTGAACAAAGATG AGCTGGTGGATATCACGTGTACACTGCTGCTACTGAACCCAGACTTCACCACGGCTTGGAACGTGAG GAAAGAATTAATACTATCTGGCACTTTAAATCCACTTAAAGATTTGCATCTTGGAAAACTGGCGTTAACCAAGTTTCCAAAGAGTCCAGAAACGTGGATTCATAG ACGATGGGTGCTGCAACATCTAATTCAGGAAAACTCCTTGCCCACTCTTGTGAATAAAGGAAACTTGGGAGCAGCACCTGTGGAGAGAATTCATCGACTAgtgcaggaggaaatggatgtcTGCTCTGAAGCTGCTGGGAGATACCCAAGTAACTACAATGCCTGGTCCCATCGCATCTGGGTTTTACAGCATGTGGGAAAGCTGACTGTCAAG attCTCCTTGATGAACTTGCTTCCACTAAATATTGGGTATCCATGCATGTCTCAGACCACAGCGGATTTCATTATCGCCAGTTCTTACTCAAATCCTTGATAAGCAGGACTGTGAATGATGATAATACACTGGTACGAAATCAAATGGTAAATGAGCAAAACCCTAGTCttcaaaaggaggaagaaggtgAAGGGGCAGAAGCTGCCTGTGCGGAGGAGCAGAGCGTGGATGTCCCCCACTATTTAGAGGAAGAGTTGGATCTCTGCACTGATCTGATCGACGCTTACCCAGGGCATGAAACCTTGTGGTGTCATAG aaGGCGTGTGTTCTACCTTCAGCACCACCTAGGCAACAGACTTCCTCTTCTGAGTGCGGTTGTGTCATCCGTGGACAGCAGTGATGAAGCTTTTCGTAATTCACACCCCTGTCCTGCTACACGTCACACGGCACAAGCTATGGATGTTGATGGTTTGAGTGAATCCATCTGCAAACAAGGTTatactcaagaaaaaaaacGGCTGAAGCGTGCTCCTTTGCAGGACTCTTTTGGGCCAGAAACAGAATACCGGTTCATTGATAAAGTTTTATCAACTTGCAGAGATGCGGACCAAGCCAGGTTTGCTACTGCTTATAGGAAATGGCTAGTTACTTTTTTAGGTCAGTGA
- the PTAR1 gene encoding protein prenyltransferase alpha subunit repeat-containing protein 1 isoform X2 → MAVHLETEPSCLGMSSLRDEIGLIPCPEARYNRSPIVLVENKLGVESWCVKFLLPYVHNKLLLYRQRKQWLNKDELVDITCTLLLLNPDFTTAWNVRKELILSGTLNPLKDLHLGKLALTKFPKSPETWIHRRWVLQHLIQENSLPTLVNKGNLGAAPVERIHRLVQEEMDVCSEAAGRYPSNYNAWSHRIWVLQHVGKLTVKILLDELASTKYWVSMHVSDHSGFHYRQFLLKSLISRTVNDDNTLVRNQMVNEQNPSLQKEEEGEGAEAACAEEQSVDVPHYLEEELDLCTDLIDAYPGHETLWCHRRRVFYLQHHLGNRLPLLSAVVSSVDSSDEAFRNSHPCPATRHTAQAMDVDGLSESICKQGYTQEKKRLKRAPLQDSFGPETEYRFIDKVLSTCRDADQARFATAYRKWLVTFLGQ, encoded by the exons ATGGCTGTGCATTTGGAGACAGAGCCAAGCTGTTTGGGGATGTCTTCCCTCAG agatgaaATAGGATTAATACCCTGTCCTGAAGCCAGATATAACCGGAGCCCTATAGTCCTGGTAGAAAACAAGCTTGGTGTGGAGAGCTGGTGCGTCAAGTTTCTTTTGCCATATGTCCACAATAAACTTCTACTctacagacaaagaaaacaatggCTGAACAAAGATG AGCTGGTGGATATCACGTGTACACTGCTGCTACTGAACCCAGACTTCACCACGGCTTGGAACGTGAG GAAAGAATTAATACTATCTGGCACTTTAAATCCACTTAAAGATTTGCATCTTGGAAAACTGGCGTTAACCAAGTTTCCAAAGAGTCCAGAAACGTGGATTCATAG ACGATGGGTGCTGCAACATCTAATTCAGGAAAACTCCTTGCCCACTCTTGTGAATAAAGGAAACTTGGGAGCAGCACCTGTGGAGAGAATTCATCGACTAgtgcaggaggaaatggatgtcTGCTCTGAAGCTGCTGGGAGATACCCAAGTAACTACAATGCCTGGTCCCATCGCATCTGGGTTTTACAGCATGTGGGAAAGCTGACTGTCAAG attCTCCTTGATGAACTTGCTTCCACTAAATATTGGGTATCCATGCATGTCTCAGACCACAGCGGATTTCATTATCGCCAGTTCTTACTCAAATCCTTGATAAGCAGGACTGTGAATGATGATAATACACTGGTACGAAATCAAATGGTAAATGAGCAAAACCCTAGTCttcaaaaggaggaagaaggtgAAGGGGCAGAAGCTGCCTGTGCGGAGGAGCAGAGCGTGGATGTCCCCCACTATTTAGAGGAAGAGTTGGATCTCTGCACTGATCTGATCGACGCTTACCCAGGGCATGAAACCTTGTGGTGTCATAG aaGGCGTGTGTTCTACCTTCAGCACCACCTAGGCAACAGACTTCCTCTTCTGAGTGCGGTTGTGTCATCCGTGGACAGCAGTGATGAAGCTTTTCGTAATTCACACCCCTGTCCTGCTACACGTCACACGGCACAAGCTATGGATGTTGATGGTTTGAGTGAATCCATCTGCAAACAAGGTTatactcaagaaaaaaaacGGCTGAAGCGTGCTCCTTTGCAGGACTCTTTTGGGCCAGAAACAGAATACCGGTTCATTGATAAAGTTTTATCAACTTGCAGAGATGCGGACCAAGCCAGGTTTGCTACTGCTTATAGGAAATGGCTAGTTACTTTTTTAGGTCAGTGA